TGATCCCTCTAACCCCAGAACACAGTATCTTTTAAAAGGAAAGTTTAAGGATTTTTAGAAAGCTTTTCTACAGGtcaacaacaaatcaaaaaagGCAGAATTCGACATTTCATATGCACTTCAAGAGGGATTTTAGATTTCTAGCCGACAGAAAACCTGTAACAGCGTAATGAAGACCTTTAATCTtaaatgctttttatttgtaGTATCACTTTTTCCCCCTCTACCACAAAGCCCCAATCATTCCCGTGGGAATCAATTAAATTCATGTGTATAATCATCACAGATCAGTTtcatagaaagagaaaaagcaggTAAAGACCAACTGAGGAAAGTCAACGACTTTGCAAGTGATGACAAGACCTTCAAAAAAGCCTCAACTATCCCTTTAAAGAAAGCACCTCAACTCTCACAAGCACCCCTGAAGAAAACTAGTTTGAACAGGCCTGATATCGTTTTGGTTACTGTACATGCCTTTTTGTTTaattaacactgaaaataaaaatgagaacaggcaacacagagagcatggacagacatttaaaaaaaaaaaaaagaaaaaggaaaataaaaacagctcagGTTCCTACACTCTTTAaaataagggggaaaaaaaacatttacaacacaTCTTTGTAGTCTGCTGCCTTTCTAGATGTGTTgggaatggatttttttttccccaagtgtGTGGAAGCGATTCGCTCACCCTCCCCAAACTGTCCAACATGGGGGCTATAAAGACTTAACTTCTAATCAGACTGATCCGTGAACATTTCATACTACTGCCAAACAGACTGCAGGACATGACTCTGAGAggaaaaatgtttacattcaaacaGGCAGATTTTGGATTATTTCAAGCACCATCCTCATCTAATCGGGTTCACACATTTAATCACACAACTTGTCTTTTCTATCAATCTAAGACCAATGACCAAGGTATAAATTATGAAAAGAGCTAAAATTACATCTGTTGGGGCCACAAATCGACTCTAGCCATGGACTAAATGCTTTTAAAAGTTAGCTGGGGTTATGAAGTACTGAGTTGTCTCCCGGCAAATTTGGCAGGTACACAGAAACCTTCAGAACGTCTTCAAATGTATGACCCTACCTcaggtttcttttcatttttcagttaagCAAGTCTCTAATTACAGCGTCTTGAAAATCTTACAGTTTTTATAAAAGAACAGTTTGATGATGTGCTTTCTGTGTGGAACCCTTGACTTGTTTTAATGTGGAGTCCTAGAAATAATATCACCTCGGTTGTGTAAGGTGAATTTTGTAGCTGGTTTCACCTGTGTTGAGTATTAAGTGCTCCATGAGATGATGCTGAACTACAGTAGCTGAACCACCACCCAATAAATATTCAGTGTTGTGAAGTGCTggtatgcacagacacacaggtgtgGAAATTCAACTAacctttttgttgttgaatGTACGGGGCTTACTTCCCAAAACAATTCATTCCCTATAAAGAGTAAAAGGAGACTTCATCATTCTTATTCGTAttttttatctgcttatttACTTACAAGTGGCAGGGGAGGGACTAACGGTGCACTTTCTATGTGTTGAAATAACAAAAACCTGTCATCTCTCACAAAAAGACATACAGATGTGTTGACAAATGATGCATGTGTTAAAATAAGGGCAGCTTTAATGTATATTTTGCAAACGTACCAGTATGTGCCTAGTTCAGGACAACATATTGCATGTTATTTCTCAGACTGTAGTGGGGAGGGTGTCGTTCTCTGTCCATGCATTTAAATagcaacacaggaaaaaaaaaaagactaacaCACATTTAACGCGTCTTAGAGAGGAAAATAAGTCACCCAGAGGTCTGCAGCAGTAAATCTTGTCATTTCTTTCAAATAGAGTTGGActtataatctttttttttcttttttttgtgtccgTTAAATTCAAATGTTGACAGAATAGGAGTACATTTTGTGGATCACATTCAGACGCCTCGTCTCTCTTCTTCTATACTTCAGTGTTGCCCGCGTAGAGCCTGGTCCATGTTCGGGCTGGAGGGAGAGACACAAAGATAAAATGGTtgtggagggatggagggggttATGGAGGATGAAAGACTGTGGATAACAAAGTGTTAGAGACTGTTCACAGAGGTGCTTGATTTAAGAAAACAGAGCATCCTAAAGTGCGTGAACTGTCCCACAATTtccaacatggaaaaaaaaacaaaaacagaacagtcaGTTAATCAATTAGTCAGTCCACAGGAAGTTAATCGCCAATAATTTTGATAAACAATTAATGGTTTAAAAAGTTTATCAAGAAAAATTGCCAAACGTTAGTTGCTAGGGCAGCAACTAAGGATTATTTTCTCTATCCGTTAATctgccaattttttttcttgactaaTCGTCTAATCTCTCCGTCTTTAAATTCTCAGAAAAGTTTTGCAAAGACTAAGTTGACATATTccaattaaaaacaaagcaagtgATCTGAAGACCTCACATTGGGCTCTGAGAAGCTCTGATGGACAGTTTTCAATATTTTAATGGAaagattaataaataaacataacgAACGTATCAACgcactgtgctgttttttatttttgagccTCCACCAATGTGATCATGGGACAAACAACTACAAACACTTAATCCTTCAAACCCATTTTGTTAAGTACAACAGGTTATACTTTTTAGGTTATACTGAAATGATGCAAGAACAGCGAAAAGATCTTTCTTCTGAAGAAATCCCTTTAAGGAACTGTGTTGTTCTGACTTTTGAGCGgttattttgtgattatttaaTTATGATTGGCAGACTGGAGGAAagcattcatttttcatgccTGATGCCATATTTGTCTGTATTTACAGTCAGATTAGGTCACCACACCAACTCAGTCCCACCCACAAAGGCGCTGacagacgtttttttttccctctctaacAAGAAAAACTGCCATTCAAAAAGGCAGCACCTGAACCTTGAATAATCCCATGCAATTTGAAATGTGGGTGGCAATTCAAAGGTCTGGAACTGAGCGAATGCTTGCTGCCATCTGTCAAAGCATTTCTCATACTGGAAATCTGTGACCACCTGTGGTGATTGCAATTGCAATTCAGTTGCATACAGATGATCGGGAGTGTTTTAATgagtctgcaaaaaaaaaaggaatctgCTCCTCACCTGTCTCAATGGCATGGCTTTCGTTTTTCTTCCACTGCTCTGCGACGTCGTTTGCCAGGGGATCATCTGGATTGGGAGCACTTAATAACGCCTGGATAGATAGCAACACTGTACGGATCTGCAGGGCTGGAGACCACTTATCTGGAAGAAGGACAGTTTGGAAAAAAGATGCAAGGAGAGACCAAAAGGACAGTTTAAAGGTCAAATTGGGGAAATACAGGAAGCTTCAGGGTGATACAGTATTGGTATCAGTGGGTAAAGATGCCCACGCTGCATCAAAATGCCAGtgacagagacactgaaagCTGAAGCTGACTAGTAATTGCTGTGAGATCCAACTCTTTCCTAGAACTACTCAATAATGGAAAACAACTCTGGCTCttgtaacaacaaacaaacaaaaacaatacaataagAGACAGTAACAAGCTTCAAGTGCAGATCAGAATGCCTACAAACCAGCATCTGTCACAATATTTACTTTAATACCTTAAACCAAGTCTGGCAAACCCTCTGCTGTTGTCTGTTCTGCTCTTACCAAATAAACATCACCTTTAGTTTGTTTAACCTCAAAACTTGATTTAATGGTTGTAATCACTTCTGCTTCCTGGGGCTTCGTCTCACAAGAGCACTTTCTGCAAATACAGCCGGCTGCTTTTCAGCcgtttcatttttataaaaagATAATTACTTATCTGACACCACATTCTGGCTGTgacaataaaaactaaatctgTGATTCTACGACTCACACAGCTGGTGTGTAATAATGTGCTTTTACAGAGCTGTTCAACTCGACCATTAAACAGTACTACTCAAGATGCCAACAGGTAATATTTTTGACATTAGCCTTTGTATATTGTATAGACGTAAAGGCCACTGGGTTAGGAATTGAGGTTTCATTTCTCTtgcatgtctgtgtctttctgttgtgTTCTCTTACCTTTCAAAATGTCTAAACATATTCTTCCCAGTTTGTCAACATTGGGGTGGTAGATTTTGGTCATGAATCGCACTTTGGGAGCTGCCATGGGATACTCTTCTGGAAGAAATAGTTCAAGTTTAAATGTGCCTCCTTCAAAAGGAGAGTCTTGAGGCCCCGCAATGACCACATGGAAGTAACGTGCGTTCCCTTCATCGGGCGTAGCCGTGATCCCTGGAACAGGCTCCGCCATCAACCGCTGTGTCTCCTGTGAGTGgtcagaaagagaaacacacaacactgctgTTGACGGCTCTGAATAAAACTAGAATTACCACCTCACAGTTGTAAGCCTCTGCCAACCAGTCAAACTCACATAATATGTGTTGTGAAGATTTTAAAAGAATTTAAAGAAAGGTATTAAACGTGTGTTTTTTGATTTGTGATATAGAAATAAAATTGATTTGATCTGACTTCGTTAAGCACTGTTGTTCCTGTGCTGCACCACATCAACAGTATAAGTGTAAgttcactgagaaaaaaaaaaaaactaattccTTATGTGTTCACGTGCTTGACCACTAAAGCAGATTGTGATATCAGATAAAGCTATGACAGTAGCTTAAAGTATGGATGTcgctgcaaagaaaaaaaaacagtgctgtAGAAAGAACTGTGGAGGTGTCAGAAGACAAGGGACTTTCAGGCATATAATGGATGACAACATACAATATCACCTTGCTtagtcacacacagacaagtcAAACTCACCCACattcagacaaaacaacattCCACAAACTATTGTTTAACACAGAAACTAAAAAGGTTGATGAGGGCCGGAGCACTTCTCACGTCATCGACAAAGAAGTACTCTGATTAAAAAGCTCgattttcttaaataaaatatacaattgAGGGCTGCAACGAACAATTGAGTTAACTATCGACTGACCCGCCAACTATTTTACAAACCCAAGTAACTAATCTAAATGTCCAAATTTAGTGAAAATTTTCCactataattttaaaaaatagctTATTTTGTTCAACCTAATGTCTATAATTTGAAGatgttgtgtttactgtattATAATGTcaagtttatttacattttcattggAAATGTTTTAAACTATTCACATATAGAGGCTGGAATCAGCCAATTTCTGGTTTCTTTACACAGAAAGGACTAAAATGATTAATGGATTAGCAGAATAGTTGcccatttatttttacaataacCAACGTACAGTTTCaactttaaattactttatgaTCCATTTTATTACAAGATATCGGTTAACACGATAACTGAATTTTAGTGGACTTGCAGACTTCTGAGTTTTACTGCAAACCAACAAAGTGCATTGCGACATTAAGTGACACTGGAAATAAAAAGGAGGAAGTGgaacatatttcatatttctacATTTGATCAAGCAGGTGCACCGAAATATTTGCAGTCAACGGGAAGGAAATGGGTTTAATATTGTTGTACATACAATTACTTCTGTGTTGTGGTTAGAAAACAAACTAAAGATTTCCATAATGGAAGCTGGGtagtgttttcactttgtcagcGTTGTCTTAAGGTCTGTGAAAACCGGCTAAACCTGAGAAATAGCTGGTAGATGTGGCGGAAAAGGCTGATCGCGCCCACTGCCGGGCCTGGCCCAGCGAAGAGAAGTCGCGGCGAGGCTGAGGGAGGAGACCGCAGCGCAACAGGCCTAACCGTTCTGCTTCCATTTTCGTTTCGTTTTACACAAAAGCAGCAATACGAACACGTTTGCCTTACTACAGTCATTTAAACGTTTGGAGACCACAAGGGCAGCGTTTCACATCAGCGCCAGACATGTGTACCAATCACCAAAGCTACAGAAGCTAGCCTAGCTTACTTAGCGAATCCATTCATATGGCGACTGGGAAAATTTGTCATAATTTGTTGATTCACACTTCAAATTAGCAACCCGGCGGTGTTAAAACTACAATATAAGTACGCCAACAAATCTACTCGTACAAAAATGCAActacagacagagcagaaggGAGTAAACGGAAGTGGCAAACAAAACACTTGCAGACACGGACCAGCGAGCTAGCTCGATAACTAGCTCGATAAGAGCTAATTGTGCTAGCCGCGCTAACGTCAGGCTACACGCTGGATGGCAGTAACTCTACGGCCATATTCGCATTTAATAATCtttacagtacaaacaaacGGActcattaaaatatatatataatgtccAGTTAAAAGCGTACCTTTATAATCCTACGAGGCAAACCGGCCATCTTGTGTTAGCTATTATATTTTTAGCCGTGGACTCGCCTTCTCTTCAGGTTGGACTGACTGAGCTGCCGGGGCGGGGACAGATAACTCACTCTTCCGGTGGCTTCAGATGATGTAAGGAAATATGCTGCTGTCTatgtaaaaatatgaacactaagtgtaataaaaataaactgactgtaataaaatataaacataagcaTGTAAAAAGCATGAAAAAGCATATAAGCATGCAAAACTAATTTTATTGTAAATGTTATGATATGGAAAAGATTTTTATTCACAAGGTGTCAGATTTCCACAAGAAAGCCTGAGACAGCCTTTATCTTAGTGCATTAGGCAATTTTCCTTCTGTACTGcgcttttgttttatttcccctTTTCTAAGATTTCATTGCACCTTCCATTTACAGTAACACTATTGTTTTGATAAATCTCCTAAATACAAAATTGTGTATATAAAAATCATCAATCACTCAgttgcaaaaatgaaaatgctgtctttctgtttctgtagtgAACGTTAGTTAATTTGTGTCAAAAACGTGAGCCACCTACCATAGACCATACACTATGGGTGATGCCAAGTATGGGGAGTATAAAATCTGTCTGTAACGTCACTGTGCCGAACATGCATCGTCTGCATCTTGTGATGTGCATGACCTTGAACACCCTACACAAGTGAACAGTTTTTTCCTGTAGGctctgaaaaacatttgttgttcATTTCTCGTGGTGCAGAACTGCAGCTGCATTGGCGGTTTCCTCCAGGGGCCACTTTttcttcagtctctctctcaaatGTAAATCAACATGTAGGGTGCATTTACATTTAGTGCATTATTAATACTGCATTTAATTTACATCCACAGCTGATGTTTATTACAGTTTCACTGCTCTACCCTCTCTTGCATGTATGTTTCACTTCTGTTTCTGGATcaggagaaattaaaaaaggCCCCTAGCGCAGTAAATATATATAGTATCACACTAGACTGAATTAAATAAGGGTGATGATTTCAAAGCCATATAATAGTCCTACTGCAGAAGCAAGGACTGACAGACTCATGACAACCAAGTCaatatttaacagtttattataCATCATTgtgacaacaacacaaaaaaacatttgcagttCTGTTTGGCCTTCACTATCTGTCCTTTGGAGGATCCTTCTTTCTGCGTCTCATGTGGTACCTGTgaacagtcaaacagaaaaatgttaattctgacCAGTATCTACAGAAGGATTTAATGAGGTCACATATTTCCTTTCTGGTCTCACAATTATATAACAAAAAAGGACTATAAGAAGTGTCCTTATCAAAGTTGGCAAATGTTCTAGTCTTAAGAGGCATGAGAAGGTGAATTACCAGGCTGATAACTGGACAAATCAATGCTTAGAAATGAGAAGGAGCAACCCACTCCTTCTGCTTGCTGAAGTTTTGACTTCAGGAAAAATGCTTGCTGCTGTCTCACTTATAACTAGAAACTTGTCAGTAAGTAGGGCAGAGGACATGTCTATCAAATAATACAGCCACGTAGGTTCCAGTTTTTTCTCAGTAGTCTTTTTTAGTCTCTTTCTGCCAAAGGGTAACACAAGACTACTGCTTCAAATGCTAACTTACAATCATAGGGGAACATGTCCTTACAAATCCCTGTGTTAAAAAGCCAACCTTTAGTGGCTATTTGTGTACTTACTGTCCGACTGGATACCACCGGTGTTTGGTGGTGAAAAACATCTTGCTTAGCTCCTCTATGGTGGGACCCTCTTTGTCCTTCAGGACCTCCTTGCTGAGGTGGGCCTTTAAAATCTGGTCGTGGGTCTCAACCGGGTTGGTCAAGGGGTCAGGTCGTTCTATGGGCTGTAAAGATTTACTGTCATGAGCAAGGTTTCCTCTTATTTATCTGAAAATTATGTAGTTTGGTGTCTGGTCTCAGAAATGAGTGACTGCTTTGTGTAAGCTCttaggtgtgagtgtgggtAGCTGGCATCACTGTGATCTCACAGTTCCACCTTGTGGCAGTGCTATGACTAGCAGTAAATCAATCCAGGCAAGATGGGtttgttattaattattattttaatttaattattatgttattaattactattttaatttaatgttttcaacTCTGTGTTCACTTCCCCATTTTCAAAAACCACATACAAAACCATGCAAAAATGTAAACTTGAAACTTGAACCTCAGATAAAGGTGCTTGCCAGTACACCCTGTCAAGCCATTTTTCTTCCCTAACAGGAACTTCTGGATTATTTGTGGTTTGACCAGTCACATCAGTGGCTTGCTGTGATTTTCCAGAACCAATGTTTATAAGAGAAACCACAGTCAGCCATTCTCTAGCTTGTAAATTGCATCTCTTGAAGGACGAAAACAGGCAAATAAGCGGAAGCGGGCAGAGAATCAGCAGGGTTTtatctcaaagaaaaaaaagagacaaagaaagagactggagcctctctcttctctctttggTGGGAAAAAGTCACAATCAGTCATCAAATACATATTCTGTCATCAGACAACTGACACACTGATATTTCTGAGACTAGACAGAAAGCACTCTCTTACTTGTGTAAACTCATAAGGAATGTCGACGGTGGGATGGTAGCACACTATGGTTTTCCCATCTGAAGTCACGCCGATGTCCACATTACTAAATCCAAAGAGACTGAGAGGTTACTGTCCTGATCATAACTTAATTATCACAACTAGTTTTAACAAAGCCCCCATCATGCACATTATACATTTACATTCTGTGTAATAGTTTTACATAATACTCCAGATTTCTTTAACGTAATGCCAAACTAATGCAGATAGATTAAATCCGGAGGagctttttactttattttgaatTGATAATCAGTTAACATACCAGTTTGGACCATCAAGTGAAGGACCACTGACACTGGACTTCTGTCGAACTGGCACCAAACATGCtgcaacagagacagacagatatttgTAAATCTTTAACAGACTTCTCAAGGAAAAGACACATTTCATCTTCACATTTCAACTGGAAATTAAACATCAATTCTGAAATAGTAGCTCCCCTGCAGGCTTTAGTTAATGGTATTTTATGTtattggacaaaacagaaatagTAGTTGTGACACCTGCTAACAAGTCAACAAGGAGGCTGACCGCTGAAAGACGAAGATACTCGACCTGTGTAAGTTTATCTGTCTTTCAATAAAGTATACTCTTCTACAATGCAAACGGATATTTTAATATCgaaaaaacccacaaaataCGAAATTCGGGTTTGACAAGTGTTAACCTACTAAACGTATTCTCAAGGTTAGCTGCTGTTAGCTTTTACAGCCATCACCGTTGAGTTCAAGGTTATAAAAAGCAAACTCACTAAAACTAACACGACTCCCAACAAGTAACTCGTTAAATACATTAGCAGAACTTACTTTGTACATGTCGCAGTGTGGTGACGGTAGAAAACCGCGTTAGGAGACTGTGCAGTCTGCACAAGTTAGCCGACGCCATGCTCAAATTATGTTCAGATGTGCGTCACTGTAACACTCCCGTCTTACCGCTGCGGCTCAGTCACAATAGTTCCACTTTACCAGCGACCAttacagagaggagaaaatggacAGACCGCTCTTTCCCAGCACTCTTTTAAACTAATCGTTTTATGTCATTTTTGAACAGTTTATGACTACGTACTTCGTAATACCTATGATCTTGGTGCAGTTCATAAAGTTAGCAAATGGGTGTCAATTCAAAAGGTTAtacatttttcagtgctttgaaTTGGCATATCCCACTCATTATCTCTAACTTTGTATACTGCTTTAAAAGCGTAACACGTTTTGTGGGATTCAAACTTCAAAGTGGATGAAACTATAAGAAATCACAATTAAGACAACAAGAAAAAGGCAGTACAGACTGTGGAGTAATTAGAGAATCACAACAACAAGggttatacattttaaaaatatttattgaataCACAGAATTTTGAAAAATCTATGCTCGTAAACTGGCTTctattaatatttcattttactaTTTGTTGTCACCAGGCCAACCTATGTTTGCAATATTACAATGTGAATCAGCTCCTTGTAAACTTTGAAATAAGTCTAATAAGTAAGCAGAtaacatttgtacatttgtacaaAGAAAGGCAAACAGAAGCTGATGTCAAATAAACAATTCCAATAAATGAATCACTGCTTCCACCTAAAAATAACATTCCTGGAATTATTCAATGATATGAATATAAGAAAcactttcttgtcttttcttaaCACATCATTGAGTGTACAAAGCCCGAGAGAAACTGAACAAACTTCAAAGTCTTTTGGAAAGTTTTAGTCGTTTTTACTCTAGCCAAGTCTTTCATGAATACAGCTTCATTTAATCCGAGCCTTTACCCATGAAACAAAGTGCTGCCCACTGGGGAACGCAGCAACAAGCGGAGCAGCTTGATGTCTTTCCAGGAAAGccctgtttattcatgtttacaGGCAGTTGCTGCATTCAAAGGGTCACTAGGAGACGTCCATCTCTGTTGTGGCTGCACTGCTGGATGCCTGTGATCCTGTGTTCGGCACTAAGCGTTCTCGACTACCAAACACCTCAGCCACTACAGGAAAACAAGATCAATAAAATATGAGCATTATTAAATAAACAACTGACTTCAACAGCACATGCACATGACACGAAATAGATTTGACAGCTTGCaatcaacaaatgaaaatggaatAAAGCGATGATGTTTCTCGCATAAATTAAGTTTTTAAGAAGAAAGAGACTTGGTTTAGTGTCAACTGTACCTGCTGCAACGTCACTTATATCCCAAACTCTCAAACCATCCTTCTGCCCCCCAAAGGAGTAGACGAAGGGCAGATCAGGGCAACATGAAGCACAGAACAGCACTCCCTGTTTACAGGTGGGGAGGTACATTTTTATAACACCTTTGTCAAACACAATCGTCATGACTTTGACAGGGTAAAGTAGCTCAACAACAGACTGCAAACACGCAGTGACAGGGGTGAGAAAATCTGAGATCTACATGCTGAACACATGCACTCTTACCATTTTCATATCCCGTGAATGCACCAGATTGGGTTTGTTACCCAAAATGTCCCAAATTTTAACATGTTTGTCAGATGATGATGTGACCAGGCATCCTTTAATCTGGCTGCTCAGGTCCAAACCTGCAGAAATGTTGAGGTGTTTAGATCTGATTTTTCCAGACCATCAAGTTAACCTATAACCAGAACACAGCATTTTATAGGAGCAGGTTTATTTGGGACTTGACACTGGCAGTTTCTCCATCCTTCTATCCATTCTGTTTCTATGCCTGCTTATTCATGTTTATACCCACAAATTTACCCACAATCCTCCATGGACTAGCAATGTCAAACTATGCTCTCATCTTTGCTACAGCTTCACCAATTCCTCACAGTGCAGAGGAACAGGTGCAAAAGCATCTGTGGTGTCAGATTTATGATATATTGCACTAATTTGCAAAGCAAATCTGAACATTGATAATGCAGGAATTTTCCTCTTTGatcatcatacacacacacacacacacacacaaacacacacacacacacacttgaacctACCTGACACTTCTTCATCATGTGCCCTCAGTGTGAAAACAGG
The nucleotide sequence above comes from Toxotes jaculatrix isolate fToxJac2 chromosome 22, fToxJac2.pri, whole genome shotgun sequence. Encoded proteins:
- the ube2nb gene encoding ubiquitin-conjugating enzyme E2Nb, with the translated sequence MAGLPRRIIKETQRLMAEPVPGITATPDEGNARYFHVVIAGPQDSPFEGGTFKLELFLPEEYPMAAPKVRFMTKIYHPNVDKLGRICLDILKDKWSPALQIRTVLLSIQALLSAPNPDDPLANDVAEQWKKNESHAIETARTWTRLYAGNTEV
- the mrpl42 gene encoding 39S ribosomal protein L42, mitochondrial; translation: MASANLCRLHSLLTRFSTVTTLRHVQTCLVPVRQKSSVSGPSLDGPNCNVDIGVTSDGKTIVCYHPTVDIPYEFTQPIERPDPLTNPVETHDQILKAHLSKEVLKDKEGPTIEELSKMFFTTKHRWYPVGQYHMRRRKKDPPKDR